A window of Methanoregula sp. genomic DNA:
CCGTCACCCATATCAGTAAGGGACTATCTGCCATCGAGATCAATGCCGAGACAGTCGTTGAAAAATACAAGAAGATCTACGGCAGTGCCATCATTGACGCCCTTGCTACGGTTATTCCCATAAAAGAAGATGTGCTCGATGACATCCCCAATACGATCATACCGGGCTTTGATGAACTCTTCGCACTGGAAGAAGTGCTCACATTCTTACCGGAAGGGTATGATTACATCATCTGGGACACCGCTCCCACCGGGCATACCCTGCGCCTGTTAAATCTCCCGGACAGTATTGTTGGCTATACAACGGGTATGCAGAAGATCCAGGAGCGGCTGGCTGGGGTGATTGGTACGATCAGGGTCATGTTTGACAAGGAATCGTCAAAAGACACGCTGGCTCTTGCGTTACAAAGAATCCAGAAGATGGCACAGCACGCCCTGTCGGTGCTCACCGATCACAAGCGAACAGAGTTCGTCCTCATAATTATCCCGGAGGCACTGGCACTGTACCAGACAGAACGGATGCAGCAGGTGCTCGATCACCTCAATATTCTCACCGCAAGGATTATCGTGAATGGTATCATTCCAAAAAATACCTGCCCGTTCTGCACCTCCCGCCGGACCGTGCAGGAGCGCTATCTCGCAAAGATCCACAAACGCTACGATGACCAGTTGACCGTCATTGAGGTGCCGCTCTTTCCCGGTGAATTGAAAGGACGGGAGCACCTGATGGAGTATGCCCGGTACCTTGGATGGGAAGCAGGTGCCGGACTAAAAAAGGATACTGGGGTAGTATCATGAAAAATGTACATGATTCTTTCCGAAAAAAAGGCACACCGCCGATTGAAAACGACACCGTTCGTTTGCCAATGGAAACGAAAGGGCGAAAGGGAAAGAAAAAGAAAAAAGGGAAATCCATTCTTGAAACGGTCAAAAACGTAAAGATCGAGGTTGTTGAACCCCGTACGATCAGCCCGGTCCGCCCCATCTCCATGACGGTGCCCGGTTTCTCTACGGAGACAACAGAGATTGGCGTGGCGGAGATCAATAATAACAAGGCAATTTACCTGCGACTCACTTTGCGGAGTGATGGCTGATGACACCGCGGCAACGCAGCAGGATGGTCCCGATCATTGCCGTATTAGCCAGTACCCTCCAGGAGATCCTCGGAACACTCTACCGGAAACATCCTGATGAAGTCAGGTCAGCCTGCACCGGCAAAGGTGCACACTCATCCCGCAATCCTGCCGATCTTGAGGATCTCATCTTACTGCATTCCGGCGATGAAGAGATACAGGAGATCCTTGCTCGCAGGTTTAAAGAATGCGAGTCGATTATCGATTCAATCTCAGGTTCGACCTCGCTGGTGGCAAAGCAGCGCTATGATCTCTCCAGTGATCTTGATGAAGGGAGCAGTTCCATCCTCCGCATCCTGTATGAGCAGCGACACGCCACCCTTGACGAACTGAGCGACTGTTCAGGGCTTAACCATTACGAGGTGTTGTACCGGTTACGGGAGATCATCATCCCGAGGTCAGTGAAGCGTCGGGGCATACCGATCGCGGTCTTCCGGGAATCCGCAACAGACCTCGCCACTGGCAGGCAGATCGCGTTCTCGTGGTGGTTGAATGACGATCTCCTGCATAAGACCGATACAGTTGAGGTGGTTGAGACGAGCGACTCTTTGGTAATCACGCTCGACCGTACTGGCTGTGACCTGCCAAAGACCCTGCATGTGTCAGCCAGCTGTAAGCATGGTTTATTGGAGATCCGGGTAGAGAAAGGAAATACCGGGAGGAGAACATGAAGAAGGATGACCGAAAAACGAATGAGACTGAAGATGACGACAGTGTTGTAGAGAGTGTAGTAAATGATATCCTGCCCGGCATGGGGGGTCTGGTAAAGAACCTGCGCAAACGATCCCCGGAGCTGGACCAGAAGATCAAAGAGAAAGACCGCGAGATTAAAAAGAGATTAGAAGAGGGATACTCTCCGGAACCAACGGTCACCCACAGGGTAAAGATCCGTTCACTGGTCCCGTCCGGTCCAAAGAAAGCAGAAGAACGTGAAGAGAACAAGACGATTGACCCTATCACGGACATCTTCAATGAGGGTGACCTCCTGCGGATCGTGATCGAGATGCCGGGCGTTACCCTGGAGAAGATACATATCGCAGTCAAAGGCCGCTCACTCGAAGTCTC
This region includes:
- a CDS encoding TRC40/GET3/ArsA family transport-energizing ATPase, coding for MNSQVQSPKRPGEKTRPSRVSATHASIISGASAKTSANTTMDSPAPPATPTTKIILFGGKGGVGKTSAAAATALSLTESGERVLIISSDPAPSLSDIFECPIGGTVTHISKGLSAIEINAETVVEKYKKIYGSAIIDALATVIPIKEDVLDDIPNTIIPGFDELFALEEVLTFLPEGYDYIIWDTAPTGHTLRLLNLPDSIVGYTTGMQKIQERLAGVIGTIRVMFDKESSKDTLALALQRIQKMAQHALSVLTDHKRTEFVLIIIPEALALYQTERMQQVLDHLNILTARIIVNGIIPKNTCPFCTSRRTVQERYLAKIHKRYDDQLTVIEVPLFPGELKGREHLMEYARYLGWEAGAGLKKDTGVVS